A stretch of the Veillonella parvula DSM 2008 genome encodes the following:
- the glyQ gene encoding glycine--tRNA ligase subunit alpha — protein sequence MTFQEIILNLQKFWSDQGCIVQNPYDIEKGAGTMNPATFLHAIGPEPWSVCYVEPSRRPADGRYGDNPNRLFQHHQFQVIVKPSPDNIQELYLQSLAALGIHAEDHDIRFVEDNWESPTLGAWGLGWEVWLDGMEVTQFTYFQQVGSIDCKPVSVEITYGLERLAMYIQGVENVYDLKWNENVTYGDVWHANEVEQSVYNFELADTDMLFKLFDMYEAEAKRVCGAGYVLPAYDYVLKCSHTFNLLDSRGAISISERTAFIGRVRALARICAQQYLAKREELGFPLLKGDK from the coding sequence ATGACATTTCAAGAGATTATTTTAAATCTACAAAAATTCTGGAGCGATCAAGGTTGTATCGTTCAAAATCCATATGACATCGAAAAGGGTGCAGGTACAATGAACCCTGCTACATTTTTGCACGCTATTGGTCCTGAACCATGGTCTGTATGTTATGTAGAGCCTTCTCGTCGTCCAGCAGACGGTCGTTATGGTGATAATCCTAACCGTTTGTTCCAACATCATCAATTCCAAGTTATCGTGAAACCATCTCCAGATAATATCCAAGAATTGTACTTACAATCTTTGGCTGCATTAGGCATTCACGCAGAAGACCACGATATCCGCTTTGTTGAGGATAACTGGGAATCTCCAACATTGGGCGCTTGGGGCCTTGGCTGGGAAGTATGGCTCGACGGTATGGAGGTAACTCAGTTTACATATTTCCAACAAGTTGGCTCCATCGACTGTAAACCAGTTTCCGTAGAAATTACATACGGTCTAGAACGTTTGGCTATGTACATTCAAGGCGTAGAAAATGTATATGACCTTAAATGGAATGAAAATGTTACATATGGTGACGTTTGGCATGCTAACGAAGTTGAACAATCCGTATATAACTTTGAATTAGCTGATACAGATATGCTTTTCAAATTGTTTGATATGTACGAAGCAGAAGCAAAACGCGTTTGCGGTGCAGGTTATGTATTACCAGCTTACGACTATGTATTGAAATGCTCCCACACATTCAACTTGCTTGATTCCCGTGGCGCTATTTCTATCAGCGAACGTACAGCTTTCATCGGTCGCGTACGTGCATTAGCTCGTATTTGTGCACAACAATACCTTGCTAAACGTGAAGAATTAGGTTTCCCACTTTTGAAAGGAGATAAATAA